A section of the Acanthochromis polyacanthus isolate Apoly-LR-REF ecotype Palm Island chromosome 13, KAUST_Apoly_ChrSc, whole genome shotgun sequence genome encodes:
- the apbb1 gene encoding amyloid beta precursor protein binding family B member 1 isoform X2 translates to MGGHDDEDMTYVVNKQKQDEELKNKLNDGSHWCDQESTGNNAKWLKEGQNQLRKVAENQQDQDHNCNINQNGNKEDFPHQNTTQEEQQGNEEQNKSPKIAMTPGLSQEESKNILNEPLLIDTLESTEEKDKEREEDDKEKGNKSEDEETSGDTRGEKVAEQQSNVESQREGSVVGRNACLLFSNMNGTPSDEEPSWPALSQDNTADSSPNGNRESFWDSSAFETDTDLPSGWMRVRDTSGTYYWHIPTGTTQWEPPSPLGKVGDSMMSSTMSLETTPCEEPEESWTQLSSTDEGVCEGELWKEEGEVASDQSLKEFEGATLRYASINLNYNCSQSEEEEKLAPLCTDLETKCFAVRSLGWVEMSEEDMAPGKSSVAVNNCIRQLSYHKHNLHDTAGIWGEGKDMVMVLENDTMNLIDPLGQTLLHAQPIGSIRVWGVGRDNGRDFAYVARDNLTQVLKCHVFRCDSPAKNIATSLHEMCSKIMMERKAIKPGVSRLHSDPGKPGLIPVEEFPAPKNELFQRFHVYYLGCEPVARPVGMDVINDALEAAINGKDKNDWTPVSVNVAPATLTILSRQDEEVLSECRVRFLSFMGVGKDVHTFAFIMAEGPRDFTCHMFWCEPNAASLSEAVQAACMLRYQKCLDARPPSLASCLPTPPADSVARRVKKGVQSLLGSFKSYRSGSQSP, encoded by the exons ATGGGTGGTCATGATGATGAAGatatgacatatgttgtgaacaaacaaaagcaagatgAAGAGCTGAAGAACAAGCTGAATGACGGCAGCCACTGGTGCGACCAGGAGTCCACTGGCAACAATGCCAAGTGGCTGAAGGAAGGCCAGAACCAGCTGCGGAAGGTAGCCGAGAACCAACAGGACCAGGACCACAACTGCAATATCAACCAGAATGGAAACAAGGAAGACTTCCCACACCAGAACACCACTCAGGAAGAACAACAGGGAAACGAGGAGCAGAACAAGTCTCCTAAAATAGCAATGACCCCTGGTCTAAGTCAGGAGGAGTCCAAGAACATCCTTAATGAGCCGCTCCtcatcgacactctggagtccaCAGAAGAGAAagataaagagagagaagaagatgatAAAGAGAAGGGAAATAAGTCTGAAGATGAGGAGACATCGGGTGACACCAGAGGAGAAAAAGTGGCAGAACAACAGAGTAATGTGGAGTCCCAGAGAGAGGGCAGCGTTGTGGGGAGGAATGCTTGCCTCCTCTTCTCCAACATGAACGGGACGCCAAGCGATGAAGAGCCCAGCTGGCCTGCACTGTCTCAGGACAACACCGCCGACAGCTCTCCCAATGGCAACAGAG AGTCCTTTTGGGACTCCAGTGCTTTCGAGACCGACACAGATTTGCCCTCAGGATGGATGAGAGTGCGGGACACATCAGGCACATACTACTGGCACATCCCTACTGGCACCACCCAGTGGGAGCCTCCGTCACCTCTGGGTAAAGTTGGCGACTCCATGATGTCCTCCACCATGTCCCTGGAAACTACCCCCTGTGAGGAGCCTGAG GAATCTTGGACTCAGCTTTCCAGCACGGATgaaggtgtttgtgaaggggaACTGTGGAAG GAGGAAGGAGAGGTTGCATCTGATCAAAGTCTGAAGGAGTTTGAAGGAGCAACTCTACGCTATGCATCTATCAACCTGAA TTACAATTGCTCCCAGtctgaggaagaagagaagCTTGCTCCACTCTGCACAGATTTAGAAACTAAG tgttttgcagtgcgtTCCCTGGGCTGGGTCGAGATGTCTGAGGAGGACATGGCACCTGGCAAGAGCAGTGTTGCCGTCAACAACTGCATCCGGCAGCTCTCGTATCACAAACACAACCTTCATGACACTGCTGGCATCTGGGGAGAG GGTAAAGACATGGTGATGGTGCTGGAGAATGACACAATGAACTTGATCGACCCACTGGGTCAGACTCTGCTTCATGCTCAGCCAATTGGCAGCATCCGTGTTTGGGGTGTTGGCAGAGACAACGGCAG GGATTTTGCTTATGTGGCTCGAGACAACCTGACCCAGGTTCTGAAGTGTCATGTTTTCCGCTGTGACTCACCTGCCAAGAACATCGCCACCAGTTTACATGAGATGTGCTCAAAG ATAATGATGGAGAGAAAGGCGATCAAACCAGGGGTGAGCAGGCTCCACTCTGACCCAGGTAAACCTGGACTCATCCCTGTTGAAG AGTTTCCTGCTCCAAAGAATGAGCTCTTTCAGCGCTTCCATGTTTATTACCTTGGTTGTGAGCCTGTGGCGAGGCCagttg GCATGGATGTGATCAATGATGCACTGGAGGCAGCAATTAACGGCAAAGATAAGAATGACTGGACTCCTGTCTCTGTGAATGTCGCACCAGCCACCCTCACGATCCTTTCAAGACAG GATGAGGAGGTGCTGTCAGAGTGCAGGGTCCGTTTCCTCTCTTTCATGGGTGTGGGGAAGGATGTCCACACGTTTGCTTTCATCATGGCGGAGGGTCCCCGAGACTTCACCTGCCACATGTTTTGGTGTGAACCGAATGCTGCCAGTCTGAGTGAGGCTGTGCAGGCGGCCTGCATG ctTCGTTACCAGAAATGTCTGGATGCACGTCCGCCCAGTCTCGCCTCCTGCCTGCCCACTCCTCCTGCTGACTCGGTGGCTCGACGGGTCAAGAAAGGGGTGCAGAGTCTGCTGGGCAGCTTTAAGAGCTACAGGTCAGGTTCTCAGTCCCCTTGA
- the apbb1 gene encoding amyloid beta precursor protein binding family B member 1 isoform X1: MGGHDDEDMTYVVNKQKQDEELKNKLNDGSHWCDQESTGNNAKWLKEGQNQLRKVAENQQDQDHNCNINQNGNKEDFPHQNTTQEEQQGNEEQNKSPKIAMTPGLSQEESKNILNEPLLIDTLESTEEKDKEREEDDKEKGNKSEDEETSGDTRGEKVAEQQSNVESQREGSVVGRNACLLFSNMNGTPSDEEPSWPALSQDNTADSSPNGNRESFWDSSAFETDTDLPSGWMRVRDTSGTYYWHIPTGTTQWEPPSPLGKVGDSMMSSTMSLETTPCEEPEESWTQLSSTDEGVCEGELWKEEGEVASDQSLKEFEGATLRYASINLNYNCSQSEEEEKLAPLCTDLETKCFAVRSLGWVEMSEEDMAPGKSSVAVNNCIRQLSYHKHNLHDTAGIWGEMCLSQQGKDMVMVLENDTMNLIDPLGQTLLHAQPIGSIRVWGVGRDNGRDFAYVARDNLTQVLKCHVFRCDSPAKNIATSLHEMCSKIMMERKAIKPGVSRLHSDPGKPGLIPVEEFPAPKNELFQRFHVYYLGCEPVARPVGMDVINDALEAAINGKDKNDWTPVSVNVAPATLTILSRQDEEVLSECRVRFLSFMGVGKDVHTFAFIMAEGPRDFTCHMFWCEPNAASLSEAVQAACMLRYQKCLDARPPSLASCLPTPPADSVARRVKKGVQSLLGSFKSYRSGSQSP, encoded by the exons ATGGGTGGTCATGATGATGAAGatatgacatatgttgtgaacaaacaaaagcaagatgAAGAGCTGAAGAACAAGCTGAATGACGGCAGCCACTGGTGCGACCAGGAGTCCACTGGCAACAATGCCAAGTGGCTGAAGGAAGGCCAGAACCAGCTGCGGAAGGTAGCCGAGAACCAACAGGACCAGGACCACAACTGCAATATCAACCAGAATGGAAACAAGGAAGACTTCCCACACCAGAACACCACTCAGGAAGAACAACAGGGAAACGAGGAGCAGAACAAGTCTCCTAAAATAGCAATGACCCCTGGTCTAAGTCAGGAGGAGTCCAAGAACATCCTTAATGAGCCGCTCCtcatcgacactctggagtccaCAGAAGAGAAagataaagagagagaagaagatgatAAAGAGAAGGGAAATAAGTCTGAAGATGAGGAGACATCGGGTGACACCAGAGGAGAAAAAGTGGCAGAACAACAGAGTAATGTGGAGTCCCAGAGAGAGGGCAGCGTTGTGGGGAGGAATGCTTGCCTCCTCTTCTCCAACATGAACGGGACGCCAAGCGATGAAGAGCCCAGCTGGCCTGCACTGTCTCAGGACAACACCGCCGACAGCTCTCCCAATGGCAACAGAG AGTCCTTTTGGGACTCCAGTGCTTTCGAGACCGACACAGATTTGCCCTCAGGATGGATGAGAGTGCGGGACACATCAGGCACATACTACTGGCACATCCCTACTGGCACCACCCAGTGGGAGCCTCCGTCACCTCTGGGTAAAGTTGGCGACTCCATGATGTCCTCCACCATGTCCCTGGAAACTACCCCCTGTGAGGAGCCTGAG GAATCTTGGACTCAGCTTTCCAGCACGGATgaaggtgtttgtgaaggggaACTGTGGAAG GAGGAAGGAGAGGTTGCATCTGATCAAAGTCTGAAGGAGTTTGAAGGAGCAACTCTACGCTATGCATCTATCAACCTGAA TTACAATTGCTCCCAGtctgaggaagaagagaagCTTGCTCCACTCTGCACAGATTTAGAAACTAAG tgttttgcagtgcgtTCCCTGGGCTGGGTCGAGATGTCTGAGGAGGACATGGCACCTGGCAAGAGCAGTGTTGCCGTCAACAACTGCATCCGGCAGCTCTCGTATCACAAACACAACCTTCATGACACTGCTGGCATCTGGGGAGAG atgTGTTTGTCACAACAGGGTAAAGACATGGTGATGGTGCTGGAGAATGACACAATGAACTTGATCGACCCACTGGGTCAGACTCTGCTTCATGCTCAGCCAATTGGCAGCATCCGTGTTTGGGGTGTTGGCAGAGACAACGGCAG GGATTTTGCTTATGTGGCTCGAGACAACCTGACCCAGGTTCTGAAGTGTCATGTTTTCCGCTGTGACTCACCTGCCAAGAACATCGCCACCAGTTTACATGAGATGTGCTCAAAG ATAATGATGGAGAGAAAGGCGATCAAACCAGGGGTGAGCAGGCTCCACTCTGACCCAGGTAAACCTGGACTCATCCCTGTTGAAG AGTTTCCTGCTCCAAAGAATGAGCTCTTTCAGCGCTTCCATGTTTATTACCTTGGTTGTGAGCCTGTGGCGAGGCCagttg GCATGGATGTGATCAATGATGCACTGGAGGCAGCAATTAACGGCAAAGATAAGAATGACTGGACTCCTGTCTCTGTGAATGTCGCACCAGCCACCCTCACGATCCTTTCAAGACAG GATGAGGAGGTGCTGTCAGAGTGCAGGGTCCGTTTCCTCTCTTTCATGGGTGTGGGGAAGGATGTCCACACGTTTGCTTTCATCATGGCGGAGGGTCCCCGAGACTTCACCTGCCACATGTTTTGGTGTGAACCGAATGCTGCCAGTCTGAGTGAGGCTGTGCAGGCGGCCTGCATG ctTCGTTACCAGAAATGTCTGGATGCACGTCCGCCCAGTCTCGCCTCCTGCCTGCCCACTCCTCCTGCTGACTCGGTGGCTCGACGGGTCAAGAAAGGGGTGCAGAGTCTGCTGGGCAGCTTTAAGAGCTACAGGTCAGGTTCTCAGTCCCCTTGA
- the apbb1 gene encoding amyloid beta precursor protein binding family B member 1 isoform X3, which produces MGGHDDEDMTYVVNKQKQDEELKNKLNDGSHWCDQESTGNNAKWLKEGQNQLRKVAENQQDQDHNCNINQNGNKEDFPHQNTTQEEQQGNEEQNKSPKIAMTPGLSQEESKNILNEPLLIDTLESTEEKDKEREEDDKEKGNKSEDEETSGDTRGEKVAEQQSNVESQREGSVVGRNACLLFSNMNGTPSDEEPSWPALSQDNTADSSPNGNRESFWDSSAFETDTDLPSGWMRVRDTSGTYYWHIPTGTTQWEPPSPLGKVGDSMMSSTMSLETTPCEEPEESWTQLSSTDEGVCEGELWKEEGEVASDQSLKEFEGATLRYASINLNYNCSQSEEEEKLAPLCTDLETKCFAVRSLGWVEMSEEDMAPGKSSVAVNNCIRQLSYHKHNLHDTAGIWGEMCLSQQGKDMVMVLENDTMNLIDPLGQTLLHAQPIGSIRVWGVGRDNGRDFAYVARDNLTQVLKCHVFRCDSPAKNIATSLHEMCSKIMMERKAIKPGVSRLHSDPEFPAPKNELFQRFHVYYLGCEPVARPVGMDVINDALEAAINGKDKNDWTPVSVNVAPATLTILSRQDEEVLSECRVRFLSFMGVGKDVHTFAFIMAEGPRDFTCHMFWCEPNAASLSEAVQAACMLRYQKCLDARPPSLASCLPTPPADSVARRVKKGVQSLLGSFKSYRSGSQSP; this is translated from the exons ATGGGTGGTCATGATGATGAAGatatgacatatgttgtgaacaaacaaaagcaagatgAAGAGCTGAAGAACAAGCTGAATGACGGCAGCCACTGGTGCGACCAGGAGTCCACTGGCAACAATGCCAAGTGGCTGAAGGAAGGCCAGAACCAGCTGCGGAAGGTAGCCGAGAACCAACAGGACCAGGACCACAACTGCAATATCAACCAGAATGGAAACAAGGAAGACTTCCCACACCAGAACACCACTCAGGAAGAACAACAGGGAAACGAGGAGCAGAACAAGTCTCCTAAAATAGCAATGACCCCTGGTCTAAGTCAGGAGGAGTCCAAGAACATCCTTAATGAGCCGCTCCtcatcgacactctggagtccaCAGAAGAGAAagataaagagagagaagaagatgatAAAGAGAAGGGAAATAAGTCTGAAGATGAGGAGACATCGGGTGACACCAGAGGAGAAAAAGTGGCAGAACAACAGAGTAATGTGGAGTCCCAGAGAGAGGGCAGCGTTGTGGGGAGGAATGCTTGCCTCCTCTTCTCCAACATGAACGGGACGCCAAGCGATGAAGAGCCCAGCTGGCCTGCACTGTCTCAGGACAACACCGCCGACAGCTCTCCCAATGGCAACAGAG AGTCCTTTTGGGACTCCAGTGCTTTCGAGACCGACACAGATTTGCCCTCAGGATGGATGAGAGTGCGGGACACATCAGGCACATACTACTGGCACATCCCTACTGGCACCACCCAGTGGGAGCCTCCGTCACCTCTGGGTAAAGTTGGCGACTCCATGATGTCCTCCACCATGTCCCTGGAAACTACCCCCTGTGAGGAGCCTGAG GAATCTTGGACTCAGCTTTCCAGCACGGATgaaggtgtttgtgaaggggaACTGTGGAAG GAGGAAGGAGAGGTTGCATCTGATCAAAGTCTGAAGGAGTTTGAAGGAGCAACTCTACGCTATGCATCTATCAACCTGAA TTACAATTGCTCCCAGtctgaggaagaagagaagCTTGCTCCACTCTGCACAGATTTAGAAACTAAG tgttttgcagtgcgtTCCCTGGGCTGGGTCGAGATGTCTGAGGAGGACATGGCACCTGGCAAGAGCAGTGTTGCCGTCAACAACTGCATCCGGCAGCTCTCGTATCACAAACACAACCTTCATGACACTGCTGGCATCTGGGGAGAG atgTGTTTGTCACAACAGGGTAAAGACATGGTGATGGTGCTGGAGAATGACACAATGAACTTGATCGACCCACTGGGTCAGACTCTGCTTCATGCTCAGCCAATTGGCAGCATCCGTGTTTGGGGTGTTGGCAGAGACAACGGCAG GGATTTTGCTTATGTGGCTCGAGACAACCTGACCCAGGTTCTGAAGTGTCATGTTTTCCGCTGTGACTCACCTGCCAAGAACATCGCCACCAGTTTACATGAGATGTGCTCAAAG ATAATGATGGAGAGAAAGGCGATCAAACCAGGGGTGAGCAGGCTCCACTCTGACCCAG AGTTTCCTGCTCCAAAGAATGAGCTCTTTCAGCGCTTCCATGTTTATTACCTTGGTTGTGAGCCTGTGGCGAGGCCagttg GCATGGATGTGATCAATGATGCACTGGAGGCAGCAATTAACGGCAAAGATAAGAATGACTGGACTCCTGTCTCTGTGAATGTCGCACCAGCCACCCTCACGATCCTTTCAAGACAG GATGAGGAGGTGCTGTCAGAGTGCAGGGTCCGTTTCCTCTCTTTCATGGGTGTGGGGAAGGATGTCCACACGTTTGCTTTCATCATGGCGGAGGGTCCCCGAGACTTCACCTGCCACATGTTTTGGTGTGAACCGAATGCTGCCAGTCTGAGTGAGGCTGTGCAGGCGGCCTGCATG ctTCGTTACCAGAAATGTCTGGATGCACGTCCGCCCAGTCTCGCCTCCTGCCTGCCCACTCCTCCTGCTGACTCGGTGGCTCGACGGGTCAAGAAAGGGGTGCAGAGTCTGCTGGGCAGCTTTAAGAGCTACAGGTCAGGTTCTCAGTCCCCTTGA